A portion of the Cervus elaphus chromosome X, mCerEla1.1, whole genome shotgun sequence genome contains these proteins:
- the RTL3 gene encoding LOW QUALITY PROTEIN: retrotransposon Gag-like protein 3 (The sequence of the model RefSeq protein was modified relative to this genomic sequence to represent the inferred CDS: deleted 1 base in 1 codon; substituted 6 bases at 6 genomic stop codons), translated as MMEDLVASNIALKXENEILQAQVQQLMEKNAALQFLIPELQKPQAAKEDEPLQETQRPPRAPGFSSSLGTPRVPRCQGVPEAQKVSGPSILGDLSSPGAPEVLGAPSSSRVPGAPNNPRSPAPPIIYKLLGAWRSQKPSEAKEPQKLPMAQEDHKPPEFKEAQKSSDTQNAPAGQEPQKLEPQHPPNGQELQEAPKCQDTSRYLEFFEFSAPQELQDPEDAQEFLGLLIPKESLDSLTAAKTTTASEFPQSSNEXEAETFPLSVLXPSVWIPKDPEFLVQLKSSMRVIGCLYPTKAALVSFVGNYFLAKEEKWFQPLVDIQSPLLEQFDSFIQVLQDTFDNPENMEDANHHIHKLCQXEDHIHQYATHFHLIIQEQNLGASTLXIQFQEGLASSIXSELSHTSPATNLSDLITQYISLEEKLSGKPDPSPQDASPFEERAGLKSLPAENQPVQASSCHQHLNEAERAHHREDHVCLYCGHTSHFTRDCPVKPHHAQQVGNIEAWW; from the exons ATGATGGAGGACTTAGTAGCCTCCAATATTGCTCTGAAATGAGAGAATGAAATTCTGCAGGCTCAAGTGCAGCAGCTGATGGAGAAAAATGCTGCCTTGCAGTTCCTCATCCCAGAACTCCAGAAACCCCAAGCAGCCAAGGAGGATGAACCACTCCAGGAGACCCAGAGACCCCCCAGAGCCCCTGGATTTTCTAGCAGTCTTGGAACCCCAAGAGTACCCAGATGTCAAGGAGTCCCAGAAGCCCAGAAAGTCTCAGGACCTTCAATCCTGGGAGACCTCAGCAGTCCAGGAGCCCCAGAAGTCCTTGGAGCTCCTAGCAGCTCCAGGGTCCCTGGAGCCCCCAACAACCCAAGATCCCCA GCACCTCCAATAATCTACAAACTTTTAGGAGCCTGGAGATCCCAAAAGCCCTCAGAGGCCAAGGAGCCTCAGAAGCTCCCAATGGCCCAGGAGGACCATAAACCCCCAGAATTCAAGGAGGCTCAGAAGTCCTCAGATACCCAGAATGCCCCAGCAGGCCAGGAGCCCCAGAAATTAGAGCCCCAGCACCCCCCAAATGGCCAGGAGCTACAGGAGGCACCAAAATGCCAAGATACCTCTAGATACCTGGAATTCTTTGAGTTTTCTGCTCCCCAGGAGCTCCAGGATCCTGAAGATGCCCAGGAATTCCTAGGACTCTTAATACCCAAGGAGTCCCTGGACAGTCTAACAGCTGCTAAAACAACAACAGCTTCGGAGTTTCCACAGTCTTCCAATGAGTGAGAGGCTGAAACTTTCCCCCTGAGTGTTCTTTAGCCTTCAGTATGGATACCCAAAGATCCTGAGTTTCTGGTTCAATTGAAGAGTTCCATGAGAGTCATAGGGTGCCTGTATCCCACCAAAGCAGCTCTAGTAAGCTTTGTTGGCAACTACTTTttagctaaagaagaaaaatggttcCAGCCATTAGTAGATATTCAAAGCCCCCTGCTGGAGCAATTTGACAGTTTCATACAAGTGCTTCAGGATACTTTTGACAATCCAGAAAACATGGAAGATGCCAATCACCACATCCATAAGCTCTGCCAATGAGAGGACCATATCCACCAGTATGCAACCCACTTCCACCTCATTATTCAAGAACAAAATTTGGGTGCAAGCACTCTCTGAATCCAATTTCAGGAAGGGCTTGCCAGTTCTATCTGAAGTGAACTGTCTCACACAAGCCCAGCTACCAATCTATCTGATCTGATCACCCAATACATCTCCCTAGAAGAGAAGCTAAGTGGTAAACCTGATCCAAGTCCACAAGATGCAAGTCCCTTTGAGGAGAGAGCTGGACTCAAGAGTTTACCAGCTGAAAACCAGCCAGTGCAGGCTTCAAGCTGTCACCAACACCTCAATGAAGCTGAACGAGCCCACCACCGTGAAGACCACGTGTGCCTCTACTGTGGACATACCAGTCATTTCACCAGagattgccctgtcaagcctcatcATGCCCAGCAGGTGGGAAACATCGAGGCCTGGTGGTGA